In Paenibacillus phoenicis, one genomic interval encodes:
- the ligD gene encoding non-homologous end-joining DNA ligase: MPRTIKGTITVEGEEISVSNPDKLLWPEAGITKRMYLEKLAELSPYLLKYCRNRLLTTIRYPGGIHGKFFYQKNAPEPLPPFVRTAVHENINYVVLDRLPVLLWLGNLACIEFHPSLHYAGEELPCEWMIDLDPTLEDEPRIMEAAALVGEILASLGLQSVPKTSGATGVQIIVPIEYGITFDELRMVGHFVARYVTEKHPNLFTIERLKKDRGDKIYFDYLQHYGGKTLAAPYTPRARAAASVSTPLTWDEVRRNPKPADFNLLNIGQRLKERGDLLETIPPQSLKLILQHLKSPGRS, from the coding sequence ATGCCCCGAACAATTAAAGGAACGATCACCGTCGAAGGTGAAGAGATTTCCGTCTCCAACCCGGATAAGCTGTTATGGCCCGAAGCCGGCATCACCAAGCGGATGTATTTGGAGAAGCTGGCCGAGCTGTCGCCTTACCTGCTGAAATATTGCCGCAACCGGCTGCTGACCACGATTCGTTATCCCGGCGGGATTCACGGCAAGTTTTTTTACCAGAAAAATGCCCCCGAACCGCTGCCGCCCTTCGTCCGCACCGCCGTTCACGAGAACATCAATTATGTCGTGCTTGACCGGCTGCCGGTGCTGCTGTGGCTCGGCAACCTGGCTTGCATCGAATTCCATCCGTCTCTGCATTATGCCGGAGAGGAGTTGCCGTGCGAATGGATGATTGACCTGGACCCCACGCTGGAGGACGAGCCGCGAATTATGGAGGCGGCCGCTTTGGTCGGGGAGATTTTGGCCTCGCTCGGCTTGCAATCCGTGCCGAAGACGTCCGGCGCTACCGGCGTGCAGATCATCGTGCCAATCGAATACGGCATCACCTTCGACGAGCTGCGGATGGTTGGACATTTCGTCGCCCGTTACGTCACCGAAAAACACCCCAACCTATTTACCATCGAACGGCTAAAAAAAGACCGCGGCGACAAAATCTACTTCGACTACTTGCAGCATTACGGCGGCAAGACGCTGGCCGCCCCCTATACCCCGCGCGCCCGGGCAGCCGCCAGCGTGTCGACCCCGCTGACCTGGGATGAGGTACGGCGGAACCCCAAGCCTGCGGATTTTAACCTGCTGAATATCGGTCAACGACTGAAGGAACGGGGAGATTTGCTCGAGACCATCCCTCCCCAGTCCCTCAAGCTGATCTTGCAGCATTTAAAATCCCCCGGCCGGTCTTAA
- a CDS encoding ATP-dependent DNA ligase has protein sequence MEWKPITPFEPIRNDTIPQGEEWVAQVKWDGVRMLTYHDGREVKLINRKGNDRSLQYPEFLDTHEFCRAHSVILDGEMIALSGGKPSFHEIMRRDSLRREQEIRFAAQRIPAIYMIFDILHYDGKWVNGEPLANRQQLLQELVIPSERVQIVPNVADGELLFDLMKQRGWEGIVSKRLDSTYAFGGKDARWVKKKLARDLYAAIGGVTYRDGGVNAILLGLYDPEGRFIYIGHAGSGKWKVADWRDLTENVKPLIIPKRPFANVPERIKGAVWIQPALTVKVQFMEWTPGGTMRHPIIQGWANVPPEACNMEQSM, from the coding sequence ATGGAATGGAAACCGATCACACCGTTTGAACCGATTCGCAACGATACGATTCCGCAAGGCGAAGAATGGGTGGCCCAGGTCAAGTGGGACGGGGTGCGGATGTTAACTTATCATGACGGCCGCGAGGTCAAGCTGATTAACCGCAAGGGCAACGATCGTAGTTTGCAGTACCCGGAGTTTCTCGATACGCATGAGTTTTGCCGGGCGCATTCGGTGATTCTTGACGGCGAGATGATTGCCCTCTCGGGCGGCAAGCCGTCGTTTCACGAGATTATGCGGCGGGACAGCTTGCGGCGGGAGCAGGAAATTCGCTTTGCAGCCCAGCGGATTCCTGCGATCTATATGATCTTTGACATCTTGCACTATGATGGCAAGTGGGTGAACGGAGAGCCGTTAGCGAATCGCCAGCAGCTGTTGCAGGAGCTGGTGATCCCCTCCGAGCGGGTGCAGATTGTCCCCAATGTGGCGGACGGAGAACTGTTATTCGACTTGATGAAGCAACGGGGCTGGGAAGGGATTGTCTCGAAGCGGCTCGACAGCACCTATGCGTTTGGAGGCAAGGATGCCCGCTGGGTTAAGAAGAAGCTGGCCCGCGACCTGTATGCCGCCATCGGCGGGGTGACATATCGCGATGGTGGGGTGAACGCCATTTTACTGGGCTTGTACGACCCGGAGGGTCGGTTTATCTACATCGGCCATGCCGGCAGTGGCAAATGGAAGGTGGCGGATTGGCGCGACCTGACCGAAAACGTGAAGCCATTGATCATCCCCAAGCGTCCGTTTGCCAACGTCCCTGAACGCATCAAAGGGGCCGTCTGGATTCAGCCGGCCCTGACTGTAAAGGTGCAGTTCATGGAGTGGACGCCCGGCGGCACGATGCGCCACCCGATCATCCAAGGGTGGGCGAATGTCCCGCCCGAGGCTTGTAATATGGAGCAAAGCATGTAG
- the ku gene encoding non-homologous end joining protein Ku: MHTVWKGAISFGLVHVPVKMFSATEDKDISMKYIHKVCGSPISYVRRCPACDVDVNWEDISRGYEYEKGKYVLFEKEELEQLSAHAEKTINIIDFVDLKEIDPIYFQKTYYLAPDQAGGNAYQLLLEAMRETGKIGIAKIAIRSKSSLAAIRVMEGCLAIETIFYPDEIRPISQVPNLPENIQVNDKELTMAKMLIEQLSTPFEPEKYTDDYREGLLHLIEQKVAGEEISLAPAKPETNVIDLMAALQASIEAVRPVATDPGPAAAAPAKRTRKPAAKKAKTEPETKPAAGKAKKAGTDNETVTPTVAVKPKPKRRTTTKPEAK; this comes from the coding sequence ATGCATACCGTCTGGAAAGGAGCGATCAGCTTCGGGCTGGTCCATGTGCCGGTCAAAATGTTTTCGGCCACCGAAGACAAGGACATCTCCATGAAATACATTCATAAAGTGTGCGGCAGCCCGATTTCGTATGTACGGCGTTGTCCGGCGTGCGACGTTGACGTGAATTGGGAAGACATTTCGCGCGGTTACGAATACGAGAAGGGCAAGTACGTCCTTTTTGAAAAAGAGGAACTGGAGCAGCTGTCCGCCCACGCTGAAAAAACGATCAACATCATCGATTTCGTGGATTTGAAGGAGATTGATCCGATTTATTTTCAGAAGACGTATTATCTGGCGCCGGACCAAGCCGGAGGGAACGCCTATCAGCTGCTGCTTGAAGCGATGCGTGAAACAGGAAAAATCGGAATCGCCAAAATCGCCATCCGCTCCAAAAGCAGCTTGGCCGCCATCCGCGTAATGGAGGGATGCTTGGCCATCGAAACGATCTTTTATCCGGACGAAATCCGTCCGATCTCCCAAGTGCCTAACTTACCGGAGAACATTCAAGTGAACGACAAAGAGTTGACGATGGCAAAAATGCTGATCGAGCAGCTGTCCACCCCGTTTGAGCCGGAGAAATACACCGACGACTACCGCGAGGGGTTACTGCATCTGATCGAGCAAAAAGTGGCCGGCGAGGAAATCAGTCTGGCACCGGCCAAACCGGAGACCAACGTCATCGACCTGATGGCGGCGCTGCAGGCAAGCATCGAGGCGGTGAGGCCGGTCGCGACCGATCCGGGTCCCGCCGCCGCTGCTCCGGCAAAGCGCACACGCAAGCCGGCCGCCAAAAAAGCAAAGACCGAGCCGGAAACCAAGCCTGCCGCAGGAAAGGCCAAAAAGGCCGGCACAGACAACGAAACCGTAACGCCAACCGTGGCGGTGAAGCCGAAGCCCAAACGCCGCACCACCACCAAGCCGGAGGCGAAATAG
- a CDS encoding M23 family metallopeptidase, translating to MKFRFKKNVNRRYTLLIVPEGTSPVFRLKFRFFYLLAILVAAAALLTSVLVLYAMNRTHTNRIGTLEAQLSDSSNQFRNTVVNKEQEIDRLLNELMELSEKSKTIESKMSELEQLEAELQSLTNGGAGKAKDKTAAATSTPAKASLADEGGVGGESIPLTDQDIANLVQETKESITTSLKEMPGLQQRLEQTKVAVEEYKALMAILPTYWPTDSTRVTSDYGEREDPFTGRLTKHAGMDIGGSIGDPIYAAANGKVIETGRTSARGNYVTISHPSGLKTNYMHLSKILTKVGATVKQGEIIAELGSTGRSTGPHLHFEVVKNGSTVDPANYLRKPGEEE from the coding sequence ATGAAGTTTCGATTCAAAAAAAACGTGAACCGGCGCTACACACTGCTCATTGTACCGGAAGGTACCAGCCCCGTGTTCCGTTTAAAATTTCGCTTTTTCTACTTATTGGCCATTCTGGTCGCTGCAGCTGCGCTGCTCACTTCGGTATTGGTCCTATATGCGATGAACCGCACCCACACGAACCGGATTGGGACGCTTGAAGCCCAGCTGTCGGATTCGTCGAACCAGTTCAGGAACACCGTCGTCAACAAGGAGCAGGAGATTGACCGGCTGTTAAATGAGCTGATGGAACTGTCGGAAAAATCGAAAACGATCGAATCGAAAATGAGCGAACTGGAGCAATTGGAAGCCGAGCTTCAATCGCTAACGAACGGTGGGGCCGGCAAAGCGAAGGACAAAACAGCAGCCGCTACCAGCACTCCGGCGAAGGCCTCCCTCGCTGACGAAGGCGGAGTTGGCGGAGAATCGATTCCGCTGACCGATCAGGACATCGCGAATTTGGTTCAGGAGACGAAGGAGAGCATTACTACCTCGCTGAAGGAGATGCCCGGTTTACAGCAGCGGCTGGAGCAGACCAAAGTGGCCGTCGAGGAATACAAGGCGCTGATGGCGATCTTGCCAACCTATTGGCCTACAGATTCCACCCGGGTCACTTCCGATTACGGTGAACGGGAAGATCCATTTACCGGGCGGTTAACGAAGCATGCCGGAATGGATATCGGGGGGAGCATCGGCGACCCCATTTATGCTGCAGCCAACGGCAAGGTCATCGAAACCGGACGCACCAGCGCTCGCGGCAACTATGTCACGATTTCCCATCCCTCGGGATTGAAAACGAACTATATGCATTTGAGCAAAATTTTGACCAAGGTTGGCGCCACCGTCAAACAAGGCGAGATCATTGCGGAGCTAGGCTCCACCGGCCGCAGCACCGGACCCCATCTGCACTTTGAGGTCGTCAAGAACGGCAGTACGGTCGATCCGGCCAATTACCTTAGAAAACCCGGAGAGGAAGAGTGA
- the tsaD gene encoding tRNA (adenosine(37)-N6)-threonylcarbamoyltransferase complex transferase subunit TsaD — protein MVKQEQDVYILAVETSCDETSAAVVKNGTEVLSNLIASQIETHRAFGGVVPEVASRKHVESITRMLEEAVQEAGIAPESLSAIAVTEGPGLVGALLVGIMAAKSLAFALDKPLIGVHHIAGHIYANRLEAEMLYPSMALVVSGGHTELVLMEREGSFRLLGRTRDDAVGEAYDKVARALGFPYPGGPFVDKLAAEAEEAEELPRAWLEPDSYDFSLSGLKSAVLNAVNQHKMRGEDGYQAAIARGFQESVIEVLVEKAVRAVKATGSRQLLLCGGVAANRGLRAALTERCEREGIALLIPSLKYCTDNAAMIGAAAYLKWRSGEFSDLELKAEPSLSLEGWSVGQG, from the coding sequence GTGGTAAAGCAAGAGCAAGATGTGTATATTTTGGCGGTGGAAACGAGTTGTGACGAAACCTCGGCCGCCGTGGTGAAGAACGGGACGGAGGTTCTGTCCAACCTCATCGCCAGCCAGATCGAAACGCACCGGGCGTTTGGCGGCGTGGTGCCGGAGGTCGCTTCGCGCAAGCATGTCGAGAGCATTACGCGGATGCTGGAGGAAGCGGTGCAGGAGGCGGGAATTGCGCCGGAATCGCTGTCAGCGATCGCCGTGACGGAAGGGCCCGGCTTGGTTGGCGCGTTGCTCGTCGGCATTATGGCGGCCAAGAGCCTTGCTTTCGCATTGGACAAGCCGCTGATTGGCGTTCATCATATCGCCGGTCACATCTACGCCAATCGCTTGGAGGCGGAGATGTTGTATCCGTCCATGGCGCTGGTTGTCTCGGGTGGTCATACGGAGCTGGTGCTGATGGAGCGGGAAGGAAGCTTCCGCCTGCTCGGACGGACGCGCGATGATGCCGTTGGCGAGGCTTATGACAAGGTGGCCCGGGCGTTGGGCTTCCCCTATCCCGGAGGCCCCTTCGTGGACAAGCTCGCTGCAGAGGCGGAGGAAGCAGAGGAGCTGCCTCGGGCTTGGCTGGAGCCGGACTCTTACGACTTCAGCTTAAGCGGACTCAAATCGGCTGTACTAAACGCGGTGAACCAGCACAAGATGCGCGGCGAGGACGGCTACCAAGCGGCGATTGCCCGCGGATTCCAAGAGTCGGTGATCGAAGTGCTGGTGGAAAAAGCTGTCCGCGCCGTCAAGGCAACCGGCTCCCGCCAGCTGTTGCTTTGCGGGGGCGTCGCTGCCAATCGCGGGCTGCGCGCGGCGTTGACCGAGCGCTGTGAGCGCGAAGGCATCGCCTTGTTGATTCCTTCGCTGAAGTATTGCACCGACAACGCCGCGATGATTGGCGCAGCCGCCTACTTGAAATGGCGCAGCGGTGAATTTTCCGACCTGGAGCTGAAAGCCGAGCCTTCCCTTTCGCTGGAGGGCTGGTCTGTCGGCCAGGGTTAA
- the tsaB gene encoding tRNA (adenosine(37)-N6)-threonylcarbamoyltransferase complex dimerization subunit type 1 TsaB, whose translation MNEHENIRPSQRLLALDTATSSLAVAVMEGGRVLAERTIHAERNHSAYLVTAIGDCLKAAGLAKQDLDGIAVGVGPGSYTGIRIAVTTAKTLAWSLRLPVYGVSSLAALALGGWASASGQDAALGELAARRGAPAGPARPALAAGGDAGGESAPTAAGSHWIAPLIDARRGQAYSALFAAPAPGGLPERLEPDAIRLMDGWADELKRQLEQLPAEERPARLWFVGETEKHEAAIAPLIAAFGELVQLVPYELEGAWVGIAGVARTVLPADDVHALEPNYTQLAEAEAKRLRLRNA comes from the coding sequence ATGAACGAACATGAAAATATACGGCCATCGCAGCGGCTGTTAGCGTTGGACACCGCCACTTCTTCGCTGGCGGTGGCGGTGATGGAGGGCGGCCGCGTGCTGGCCGAGCGAACGATCCATGCCGAACGGAACCATTCGGCATATTTGGTCACGGCGATCGGAGATTGCCTGAAGGCGGCGGGGCTCGCCAAGCAGGATCTGGACGGGATCGCCGTCGGGGTGGGGCCAGGCTCCTACACCGGGATCCGGATTGCCGTCACGACCGCCAAAACCTTGGCGTGGTCGTTACGGCTGCCGGTCTACGGCGTCTCGAGCCTGGCCGCCTTGGCGCTGGGCGGTTGGGCCAGCGCCAGCGGGCAAGACGCCGCGCTGGGCGAGCTCGCCGCGCGGCGGGGCGCGCCGGCCGGCCCAGCACGGCCGGCGCTGGCTGCCGGCGGCGATGCCGGGGGCGAATCCGCCCCCACCGCCGCCGGCAGCCACTGGATCGCGCCGCTGATCGACGCGCGGCGCGGCCAGGCCTATTCGGCGCTGTTCGCTGCACCAGCGCCGGGCGGTCTGCCGGAGCGTCTCGAACCCGACGCGATCCGGCTCATGGACGGGTGGGCCGACGAGCTGAAGCGGCAGCTGGAGCAGCTGCCCGCAGAGGAACGGCCGGCCCGCCTCTGGTTCGTGGGCGAGACCGAGAAGCATGAGGCGGCGATCGCGCCGCTGATCGCCGCCTTCGGCGAGCTCGTCCAGCTCGTGCCCTACGAGCTGGAGGGCGCATGGGTCGGCATCGCCGGCGTGGCGCGCACCGTGCTGCCGGCGGACGACGTACATGCGCTGGAGCCGAACTATACGCAGCTGGCCGAAGCCGAAGCCAAACGGCTGCGGCTGCGGAACGCTTAA
- a CDS encoding bactofilin family protein, with translation MKLRNNAKSVKLDPNTTDTLIGEGSIFEGKIRSDAGVRIEGQITGDIECEGDVTVGEKGVVHSNILARNIIIAGTVNGNVHAKNKLSITSKGKLFGNMVASSLSIEEGSVFEGTSKMGGADKVDNEALKETAAAVAASDITPPAKNNAKQENDDVYKTW, from the coding sequence ATGAAATTAAGGAATAATGCAAAATCCGTGAAGCTGGACCCGAACACGACAGATACTTTGATCGGGGAAGGCAGCATTTTTGAAGGAAAAATCCGCTCGGACGCCGGCGTGCGCATCGAAGGGCAAATCACCGGCGACATCGAATGCGAAGGCGATGTGACGGTTGGGGAGAAGGGCGTGGTCCATTCTAATATTTTGGCCCGCAATATCATCATCGCCGGCACCGTCAACGGCAACGTTCATGCGAAAAACAAGCTATCGATCACATCCAAAGGCAAGCTGTTCGGGAACATGGTCGCCTCTTCCCTTTCCATTGAAGAAGGCAGCGTGTTTGAAGGGACCAGTAAAATGGGCGGAGCGGACAAGGTCGACAACGAGGCATTGAAAGAAACTGCGGCTGCAGTTGCTGCTTCCGACATAACCCCTCCTGCCAAAAATAACGCCAAGCAGGAAAACGACGACGTTTATAAAACCTGGTGA
- the tsaE gene encoding tRNA (adenosine(37)-N6)-threonylcarbamoyltransferase complex ATPase subunit type 1 TsaE has translation MDQNNGSTSARWVYEAEDLKGTERLAEALAKLAQPGTVIALDGDLGAGKTAFSQLFAKHLGVKDTVNSPTFTLIKEYEGRLPFYHMDVYRLSLDEADELGLDEYFYGNGVTLVEWASLIEELLPEDVLRMYIETVSATGRRMHINVQGATYEQWGPALKEIGVSEP, from the coding sequence ATGGATCAAAACAATGGCAGCACCTCAGCGCGGTGGGTATACGAAGCCGAGGATCTGAAGGGGACGGAGCGGCTGGCGGAGGCGTTGGCGAAGCTGGCACAGCCGGGAACGGTGATCGCCCTGGACGGGGATCTTGGCGCGGGCAAAACGGCGTTTTCCCAGCTGTTCGCGAAGCACCTCGGCGTGAAGGACACCGTGAACAGTCCGACCTTTACTTTAATTAAGGAGTATGAGGGCAGGCTGCCTTTTTATCATATGGACGTCTATCGGCTGTCGCTGGATGAGGCGGATGAGCTGGGGCTGGACGAGTATTTCTACGGCAATGGCGTGACGCTGGTGGAGTGGGCCAGCTTGATTGAGGAACTGCTCCCGGAGGACGTGCTGCGGATGTACATCGAGACGGTGTCGGCCACGGGGCGGCGTATGCATATCAACGTGCAGGGGGCAACCTATGAGCAATGGGGGCCAGCCCTGAAAGAGATTGGAGTATCCGAGCCATGA
- the rimI gene encoding ribosomal protein S18-alanine N-acetyltransferase — protein MEQDIVFRNMTLADLPAVMVIEHESFTLPWSEEAFRNELTHNHFARYQIMEYRGEPIGYAGMWTILDEAHVTNIAVRTAYRGRHLGEKLLRRMMDWAIELGMVRMTLEVRVSNIVARTLYEKMGFTPAGVRKGYYSDNHEDAIIMWCELPRSQSETGEGSEGSW, from the coding sequence CTGGAACAAGATATCGTATTTCGCAACATGACGCTGGCGGATCTGCCGGCCGTCATGGTGATCGAGCATGAATCGTTTACGCTCCCGTGGAGTGAGGAAGCGTTCCGCAACGAGTTAACACATAACCATTTTGCACGGTATCAAATCATGGAATATCGCGGCGAACCGATTGGGTATGCCGGGATGTGGACGATCCTCGATGAGGCCCATGTCACGAACATTGCTGTTCGTACCGCTTATCGCGGCCGCCATCTCGGGGAGAAGCTGCTGCGTCGGATGATGGACTGGGCCATTGAGCTGGGGATGGTCCGGATGACGCTGGAGGTGCGGGTGTCCAATATCGTTGCCCGCACGCTTTATGAGAAAATGGGCTTTACCCCGGCAGGCGTGCGAAAAGGGTATTATTCCGATAATCATGAAGATGCAATCATAATGTGGTGCGAGCTGCCAAGGTCGCAGTCGGAAACCGGGGAAGGAAGCGAAGGTTCGTGGTAA